One window from the genome of Mauremys mutica isolate MM-2020 ecotype Southern chromosome 4, ASM2049712v1, whole genome shotgun sequence encodes:
- the FGF19 gene encoding fibroblast growth factor 19 has translation MWRSLCKPYTSLALLGLCFAMVVRSLPFSDAGPHVNYGWGEPIRLRHLYTASKHGLFSYFLRINSDGKVDGTSIQSPHSLLEIRAVAVRTVAIKGVHSSRYLCMEEDGKLHGLLRYAAEDCSFEEEIRPDGYNVYKSKKYGVSVSLSSAKQRQQFKGKDFLPLSHFLPMINTVPVESMDFVEYGDYSHTFESDLFSSPLETDSMDPFGITSKISPVKSPSFQK, from the exons ATGTGGAGGAGCCTGTGCAAACCTTACACGTCCCTGGCTCTGCTTGGACTCTGCTTTGCAATGGTCGTCAGATCTCTGCCTTTCTCTGATGCAGGGCCACATGTGAACTATGGCTGGGGGGAACCTATTAGATTAAGGCACCTATATACAGCCAGCAAACATGGTCTGTTCAGTTACTTCCTCAGGATCAACAGTGATGGCAAAGTGGATGGCACCAGCATTCAGAGTCCCCACA GTCTGCTGGAAATCAGGGCTGTGGCAGTTCGCACGGTGGCGATCAAGGGCGTCCACAGTTCCCGGTACCTCTGCATGGAAGAAGACGGGAAGCTGCACGGACTT CTCAGGTATGCTGCAGAAGATTGCTCCTTTGAAGAGGAGATACGCCCAGATGGCTACAATGTATATAAATCAAAGAAATATGGAGTCTCTGTGTCTTTAAGTAGTGCCAAACAAAGACAACAATTCAAAGGGAAAGACTTTCTTCCATTGTCTCACTTCTTACCTATGATCAACACCGTGCCTGTAGAGTCAATGGATTTTGTGGAATATGGTGATTATAGTCATACTTTTGAATCAGATCTATTCTCTTCACCTCTTGAAACTGACAGCATGGACCCCTTTGGAATCACCTCTAAAATATCTCCAGTGAAGAGCCCCAGCTTTCAGAAATAA